Within Rhododendron vialii isolate Sample 1 chromosome 12a, ASM3025357v1, the genomic segment GAGGTGCAAAGTATTCTCtaaactaaaccttaattacaTACTGTTTCACAATACATTTAACACACGTTTAGTCATCTTTACTCATACATCTAACATGAGAGTTTGCCCGGTCGTTAGTTCCGGAATTAGTCGAGTTGAGGTACACGTAAACTTAAACTGGCCCGAATATCCATTtatccccccaaaaaaatttcttcttttgtgggtATTGAAGTTTGATGGGCTTGTTCATAATGGCAGGAGTTCGACAAGAGATATGGGAATGGATGGCAATGTGTGGTTGGATCCAATTTCGGATGTTTCTTCACTCATACTAAAGGGACTTTCATCTACTTCACATTGGAGACTCTCAATTTCCTCATCTTCAAAGGGGCTTCTTCCCCATGAACCATGTGTTTGGCTGTAGAGAAAGTCCGAGAAACGGAAGccagaaaaagagagagatcgaGCCCGGATCGAATGTGTGGTTTTCCTCTtctcttgtttcttcttttagCTGTTTGTGAACTATGGTCGGTAGAAATGGAGAAGGGCTAGTTTTAGATTCTCCTCTCCTTCAGGTAAGAACCTTGTAATGGTTTTTAGTACTAGTTAGTGTGTTGCAATGCCTCATTTGTACATGTTTGTTGGACTATTTTGCCCAGTCTAATGTCCTCTACACATTCCTCTGATGCTCTCTTTGTTTCATGGTATCAGCGACGATATTTATAACCAATTGACTGTGGCTCCGAGGAAATAAAATTAAGCTCAACCCGCCCATGGATTGAGTGGACGTATGACAACTAGAAGGTTTACGCTCCCGAGCTCAGCTCCAACAGCTACAAAATTGGCCTAGACActcggttatcaaaaaaaaaaaaaaatttgatggaaGATTGGAGATGTCCTCAAAGGGTCCTCAATTTCGATATTATGCTACTTGAAATAACAGGCTCCATAAATAAAAGAAACCTACAATGGTGGgtgagattttgaaaatttacattCAACCAGCAGCTACAACTAAGGGACTCATGGAAATTTGAGTAGAAGTTTTGGTCCATGTAGATTTGATGAAACGTATGGGTTCTCCCCCAACTTTGATGGAATGATACAAGCTAGTCTTCTTTTCGAGGCGTCCCTCAACAGAAACAACTACAGAATCAATTTAAAAGCAGAAATTAAACTGAATAAGCCCTATCAAGACTATCGGCGGAGTATGTAGTTCCAGTTGTAGAGCGAAGCATAGAGATTCATTGATCTAGATCGACCCATAAGATGTTACATCAGAAACGGGCGCCACCATAGAAATCACCCGTGATGAAACGAAGATGATTTTGCCGGCGATGAAAACAAGATAATCACTTCCAAATTATGCTTGCCTAAACAACATGCTACTTGAAGAAAGGAAACCTAGATGGTGGGTATGCGTCGAACTCTACCCTCAATCAAATGACTGGAGTCAACAGTGGCTTCTTGCAAAAATGTGCCTCCAAGTTTCCGATCACAAGGTCCGCCATAGTCATGCAAGTTTCAACAGAATCACTTCCGACGTGGGAGAGGAGCACCACATTTTCTAACCCAAACAATTCCTCCGGGACCTCAGGCTCATTCTCAAACACATCAAGCCCGGCCCCTCCCAGCCGGCCTTCAAGCAAAGCAGACACAAGTTCGGGCTCATCGACGTGTGGGCCCCTTCCGATGTTGATGAGAACTCCCTTTGGTCCCAAAGCGTTGATGACTTCACGATTGATGATGTGACGGGTTTCTTTGGTGAGAGAACATGCGACGATGAGGATTTGAGAGTTCAATGCCAAGTCGATGATGTTTGGGTAGAATTTGTAACAGGGATAGGGTTTTTGAGACCGGGAGTGGTAACTGATGGAGCAGCCGAATGCTTCAGCTCTCAGTGCGATTGCTGTACCGATCCTGCCCAATCCAACAATGCCGACTGATTTACCACTGAACTGAAAGAGAGACCAGTAAGTAAAGAATACAGAAACATGGCAAGTCAAAAACGATGAAATTGGCTTCCCACTTAATGCGACGGGTTTTTACAGTGTCGCAAAGTCGAATCAAATTGCTAGTTACGCAGACATTATGGCGTCATAGCAAAACATCATAAACACGAAATGCAAGGTCCGAGTGGCATTGCTATAGCAACAAGGGCTTCTTTTCCACAAGTAGCTTCCTTCTTTGgcttttatttttggttgaatCTCTAACAATCAGGTTTATGCTAGTCTTCAGCATGCAAGGATATAACCCAACGACTAAGAAGCTGTGGATAGGtacaattttactcccaacggaCAATTTACTTGAATGGTAGACTGTAGACTCGGACGATTTTGGTCCATCCAACTTAACTTAATTGAGATATTTATATGATTCTTTACACATGGTTCCTACTGGTGATGCTATTGTTATCAATGCGATTGACCACAGTTGCTTTTGTCATAGGTGATCCTACTATTTTTTCAGCACCGAATGAAGAATTACTCCTAAAAGAAAATCTCTCATCTAAACCGGCGAAAGAAAACGAGTACACTAGAGGACTTCTTTTTCACCAAAATCTTGTAGTCCATTTTGCCATGACTCTCAACAATCCATGTGCACCATCCTTTGTTGGTGCACCGGCCCACTTCCCTAACCCCTTAGGAGCCGGCTAGCTGATATAGACTGCATACTGATAAACTCAATCGACAAAAGTGGATATGGAAGTATCGACCAACAACTGGCAGCTACGTAATCCTTAGGGATTGGCTCAATGTAGTCAGTTAGTAATCAAAACTCCAGGACTCTCATTTGGTCTGTGATTTGACTCCCACCGAACACTATcagtttatatagacattcctCCGATTTTAATTGGGTCTCCGCTAGCGAATGATGGGTTGGTCAATTAGGCTGTATACCAACTTATCAAAAACCCAACTAGCAGCTACATGCAAAGCTTTTCAGCTGAATACTAAGAGAATATAAATACACCAATGCTTGTAATTACTAAAAATTGTTTGCTCCTAAACGTCTTATGGACCGACTAGAATATAGTCACTGGAAAGCATTGGTCCAATTGATCACTTGTCATGTCCAATTCTTTGCAACTCAACGTGGTAGAAAACTTAGACATCTAATCTGCATAAACCTGCCATTCAAATGCCCGCACCATAGTTCCTACAAACGCAACAAATTTCACAAGGGGATCCCCAACACAACTTATAGTTAgcaccttagtcacataatccttctaAGTGTCCTGTGCTCGATCTAGCTCTCAATCATTGCCCTCGCAAATCTTAGTAGTTTGGGACGTATTTGAAATGCGGTTTCAGGCTCGAGTTCGTGCCGAACGTGCAtgcaaattatgtgacttagattAGCACTTGGcattcacagagagagagagagagagagagagagagagagagagagagagagagagagagagagagagagagagcgcaaagGAAAAACCTTGGAACCcagttaagagagagagagagagagcaaaggaAAAACCTTGGAACCCAACTGGAAATCACCATCCCTCCACAACCCACTTCTCACAAACCGATCACACCCACAAATCTTCCTCAACGTCGCCAAAGCAAGCCCAATTGCCACGTCAGCGACGTCGTCCGTAAGCACATCGGGGGTATTCGTAACCCTAATCCCTCTCTCCTCACACTTGCCCAAATCGATCTTATCCAAACCCACGCTGTAACTCGCCACGATTTCCAGACTCGGAAGGGAGTCGATCAACTCGGAGTCGGCCCCGCACGCCGCGTTGCCGACCACCGCTCGAACTGAATGAAGATTCAGTCTCAGGAACTCCGACGAGGAAGAATCCCATGGTCTGAGGAGTTTGAATCGGTTTTGGAGTTGCTGTTCGAGGTACGATGACATTGGACACATCATTAGCACTCCTATGCCCTCCATTTTGAGAGAAGACTGACTGACAAGCCCTTTGCTTGCTTGCTTCATTGCTTGGTGATAAATGAAAGGACAGGGCGTGGTTTCGCAGGAACGAGTGTCCGGTAGTGCACATCCTGCGGTCAATGCGGCATTCATCTCAGTCATGGTTCAGATTTTGTTACTTCCTCCTACCGCTAAGAATCAAACTCAACTGACCCGTAAGAATGCCGCATTACCTGGTGCACTACAAGATCTGATGACTCTGATCTACTGCACCTCTGGGTCCGTGGTTTACACTTACTAacgagggaaaaaaagaaaagaaatgaatatGTTTTCTCACCACTTTATTTGAATAGacaaaataaaagactaattaTTCACCTGATTTTCTCTTCCCAAATCTCATCAGAAGTGGTGAGAaataaaaatggtttttttGGAAACGCGAGAGAAATGCATTAATGAATATAATGATTACAAGCTACCGCGTTCAACTAATACAACTGTTACAAAAATCTATTACACACAAAGAGACAGATAACACATCCAAATCAAATGAAGGAATTGAGTCCAACGATAAATTGATCAGACGGTCAGGTGTCAGAGTCACACATGATTCTTGTCGATACCCAGCTGTCACGGTAGTTTTACAATTGACGATACTTTCCACAGAGACCAACCGATGCGAACCTAGTGATTGTTTAAAGGATTTCTAACTCTCTCCGAAGTCCGAATCTCACCCTCTCTCATAGTCTCACTATTATGGTCTTTCAAATATGGGAAAGAATACTTTCTCTTggtcctttgtttttttttttttttttctcttgaaaaCCCTCAATCCAGAGAATGCAGTGAACGAATTTtcccaccatctctctctcttggtttcTCGTCAACCAAATTGAGAGACTAAAACGTGACTCGAAAGTACTCTGCTTGTACTGGACTCATTAAAAAGCATTGGCCCAGAGAAAATCAGGCCCAGTTGCGTGATGGTTTGTGGATTCTTTCCAATATTTTCCCCGTTTCAGTGGCTTGACttgagtcaatttttttttgtttagtggggtaaaaaaaaaaaagtagattcATATgcaggataatttttttaatttgctaATGGAAATAAACAATTAAGTTGTAAGGTTAACTATAAGGGTCTATACATTTTGATAAATGTAATTTTGCTTTACAATGCATCCAAACACGTATAGTAGTATTTTGAAAAAGATACATCAAAATTTTATTCGTTATACTgtgaactctaaaaaaaaagaggatagTTGGGATTTCTATGCATTTGAAGGAGGTCCGAACATTTAGAGCTTTTTTGTGggctcaaaaaaataaaatttaattgcAAATTATCGAATGCCCCTGTGAGAAATAGAAGTGAATAAGGTCAAGTGACTCCACTTTTTTTGGAAGGAGTGTCGAGCAACTCCACTTGCACTTTACACTATCCGTTTCTACAATTCTTCTAAACACTACACATACTTGCGCACAATTGTAAAAATATTTACCCATAGAGGATGTCATTCCCTACACATTTAGATCAGCATTTTtttcatggaaaaaaaaaacacttatatGTTCTTTTCGGTTCGAATTTTATGAATTGATTCAAGTAATCCAACGTCGTGATGGATTCAGCCAAAAATGACTTTGCCAACATTACTACTCcataaaatttgataaaatattaTTGTAGCAagtcaaaaaataacttttggattgaaaaaaaaaatagtagccCAAACCGTTGAGATCGTCTAAGAGAGTTAAGACGCTTGCCGTGCTTCGGCTATTTTGAGAGACCAATTTTGCTGATAATACAAGTGAATTGCTCAAGCTCAGGCGTTGGAGATGACCAAACTATGCAAATCAAAGAGCTATCCACaagcaagaaagtaaatcttgaaTCAA encodes:
- the LOC131309846 gene encoding hydroxyphenylpyruvate reductase-like; amino-acid sequence: MTEMNAALTAGCALPDTRSCETTPCPFIYHQAMKQASKGLVSQSSLKMEGIGVLMMCPMSSYLEQQLQNRFKLLRPWDSSSSEFLRLNLHSVRAVVGNAACGADSELIDSLPSLEIVASYSVGLDKIDLGKCEERGIRVTNTPDVLTDDVADVAIGLALATLRKICGCDRFVRSGLWRDGDFQLGSKFSGKSVGIVGLGRIGTAIALRAEAFGCSISYHSRSQKPYPCYKFYPNIIDLALNSQILIVACSLTKETRHIINREVINALGPKGVLINIGRGPHVDEPELVSALLEGRLGGAGLDVFENEPEVPEELFGLENVVLLSHVGSDSVETCMTMADLVIGNLEAHFCKKPLLTPVI
- the LOC131309849 gene encoding dynein light chain 1, cytoplasmic-like codes for the protein MLEGKALIEDSDMPKKMQIQAMSAASQALDVYDVLDYKSIASHIKKEFDKRYGNGWQCVVGSNFGCFFTHTKGTFIYFTLETLNFLIFKGASSP